In Flavobacteriaceae bacterium, the following proteins share a genomic window:
- a CDS encoding N-acetylglucosamine kinase — protein sequence MILIVDSGSTKCDWLTIDDKGNQLYEKQRTKGLNPAILERKKLFKNIKKNKILKENREKVNNVFFYGAGCGTKKPRQMLKNVLQEFFPQAKVSVKEDTFAAVYSTITTPSEAAIVCILGTGSNCSYYDGEELHQNVESLGYSIMDDASGNYFGKQLLRDYYFNLMPDDIKNLFTDKYNLEADAIKYNLYKQPNPNAYLASFAEFMFLNKDSTYIDALIKKGIRLFTKTMIMQYKDVLDKVPVHFAGSIAFLCQEQIREIAKEMNFVVGNFERRPIEGLVKYHVDNL from the coding sequence ATGATTTTAATAGTAGATAGTGGTTCTACAAAATGTGATTGGTTAACAATTGATGATAAAGGAAATCAGTTATATGAAAAGCAGCGTACTAAAGGGTTAAATCCTGCAATTTTAGAAAGGAAAAAACTTTTTAAGAATATTAAAAAAAATAAGATTCTTAAAGAAAATAGAGAAAAAGTAAATAATGTATTTTTTTATGGTGCAGGTTGTGGTACTAAAAAACCACGGCAAATGCTTAAAAATGTTTTACAAGAATTTTTCCCTCAAGCAAAAGTATCTGTAAAAGAAGATACTTTTGCTGCAGTTTATTCTACTATCACAACACCAAGTGAAGCTGCAATAGTTTGTATTTTAGGAACAGGCTCTAATTGTAGTTATTATGATGGTGAAGAATTACATCAAAATGTAGAATCCTTAGGATACTCCATTATGGATGATGCTTCAGGTAATTATTTTGGCAAACAATTATTAAGAGATTATTATTTTAACTTAATGCCTGATGATATAAAGAATTTATTTACAGATAAGTATAATTTAGAAGCCGATGCTATAAAATACAACTTGTATAAGCAACCCAATCCCAATGCTTATTTAGCATCTTTTGCAGAATTCATGTTTTTAAATAAAGATTCTACATATATCGATGCTCTCATAAAAAAAGGAATTCGATTATTTACTAAAACAATGATTATGCAATATAAAGACGTGTTAGATAAAGTACCAGTACATTTTGCAGGATCTATAGCATTTTTATGTCAAGAGCAAATACGTGAGATTGCCAAAGAGATGAATTTCGTAGTTGGAAATTTCGAAAGAAGACCTATTGAAGGATTAGTAAAATATCATGTCGATAATTTATAA
- the gap gene encoding type I glyceraldehyde-3-phosphate dehydrogenase, whose product MAKIKLGINGFGRIGRIAFRAAINRSDIEIVGINDLLDIDHLAYLLEYDSVHGRFNGDIKVEGGNLVVNGNPIRVTAKRDPNTLAWGEVNAEIILDCTGIFKTIDTANAHLIAGAKKVVISAPSKDAPMFVMGVNHTQVKSTDTIVSNASCTTNCLALVAKVLNDNFGIEEALMTTIHASTATQFTVDGPSRKNYRLGRSAINNIIPTSTGAAKAVGKVIPKLNGKLTGMAFRVPTADVSVVDLTVRLKKETSYSAIKKVFKTASNNELQGILGYTDKEVVSQDFVSDKRTSIFDANAGIELNSKFYKIVAWYDNEFAYSNKLVDLAQYICNI is encoded by the coding sequence ATGGCAAAAATAAAATTAGGAATTAATGGATTTGGCAGAATAGGTAGAATTGCCTTTAGGGCTGCAATAAATAGATCTGATATAGAAATTGTGGGGATTAATGATTTATTAGATATAGATCACCTAGCATATTTATTAGAATATGACTCTGTCCATGGTCGTTTTAATGGTGATATAAAAGTTGAAGGCGGTAATTTAGTAGTTAATGGAAATCCTATTAGGGTAACTGCCAAGAGAGATCCAAATACATTAGCTTGGGGCGAGGTTAATGCAGAAATTATATTAGATTGTACAGGTATTTTTAAAACTATAGATACTGCCAATGCACATCTCATAGCTGGAGCTAAAAAAGTAGTAATTTCGGCCCCAAGTAAAGATGCCCCCATGTTTGTAATGGGAGTAAATCATACTCAAGTTAAATCTACAGATACTATCGTGTCTAATGCATCTTGTACAACTAATTGTTTAGCATTGGTAGCAAAAGTACTAAATGATAACTTTGGTATTGAAGAAGCTTTAATGACAACAATACATGCGTCTACAGCAACACAATTTACTGTAGATGGGCCTTCTAGAAAAAACTATAGATTAGGACGCTCAGCAATTAATAATATTATACCAACAAGTACTGGAGCGGCAAAAGCTGTAGGGAAAGTTATTCCCAAGCTTAATGGAAAATTAACAGGTATGGCATTTCGTGTACCAACTGCAGATGTATCAGTTGTTGATTTAACAGTAAGATTAAAAAAAGAAACTTCATATAGTGCCATAAAAAAAGTATTTAAAACTGCTTCAAATAATGAGTTGCAAGGAATATTAGGATATACCGATAAGGAAGTTGTATCTCAAGATTTTGTTAGTGATAAACGAACGAGCATCTTTGATGCTAATGCAGGGATAGAACTTAACTCTAAATTCTATAAAATTGTTGCTTGGTATGATAATGAGTTTGCATATTCTAATAAATTAGTAGATTTGGCACAATACATCTGTAACATTTAA
- a CDS encoding DUF1223 domain-containing protein: MQNFFLTLIIASLSLFNADNTPKDNFKPVVVLELFTSQGCSSCPSADKLLKEVKQTYNAKDVITLSYHVDYWDYIGWKDPFAKAAFTNKQRVYGQKFYSSSIYTPQIVINGKEHFVGSQRNTMNTKLKRYLSKPSSNQVVISNSRIDGSKVNFDYNIKGDISNKSIRLALVINDRETYVKRGENRTRTLKNSNIVVSELNFNLKETSGLGQISIPELVKNDDQLRVVVIVEDERLNITGASQVSL; the protein is encoded by the coding sequence ATGCAGAACTTCTTTTTAACTTTAATTATAGCAAGTTTATCACTTTTTAATGCAGATAATACCCCAAAAGATAATTTTAAACCAGTGGTAGTTTTAGAACTTTTTACATCCCAAGGATGTTCCAGTTGCCCATCTGCTGATAAACTTTTAAAAGAAGTAAAACAAACATATAATGCTAAAGATGTAATAACATTGTCGTATCACGTCGATTATTGGGATTATATTGGCTGGAAAGATCCTTTTGCTAAAGCAGCATTTACGAATAAACAACGTGTTTACGGTCAAAAATTTTATAGTAGCTCAATTTATACACCACAAATTGTAATAAATGGTAAAGAACATTTTGTGGGTTCTCAACGAAATACTATGAATACAAAATTAAAAAGGTATTTGTCTAAACCTTCTTCAAATCAAGTAGTTATTAGTAATTCAAGAATTGATGGGAGTAAAGTTAATTTTGATTATAATATTAAAGGAGATATTTCTAATAAATCTATTCGTTTAGCATTAGTGATTAACGATAGAGAAACTTACGTAAAGCGTGGAGAGAATAGAACTCGAACACTTAAGAACTCGAACATAGTAGTATCTGAGCTTAATTTTAACTTAAAAGAAACTTCTGGTTTAGGGCAGATTAGTATCCCTGAATTAGTAAAAAATGATGACCAATTGAGGGTTGTGGTTATTGTAGAAGATGAACGTTTAAATATTACTGGAGCTAGTCAAGTTAGTTTATAG
- the pfkA gene encoding 6-phosphofructokinase, with the protein MMKKINRIGVMTSGGDSPGMNAAIRSVVRACAYHEIECIGIYRGYEGTIEGDFKEMNARSVKGIINKGGTILKSARSKKFRTKEGRKEAYNTLMNANIDALVTIGGDGTFNGAYIFNQEYNFPVIGIPGTIDNDIFGTSHTLGYDTALNTIVEAVDKIRDTASSHNRLFFIEVMGRDVGHIALNVGVGAGAEEILIPEEDLGLDRLLESLRRSKKSGKSSSIVIVAEGDKIGKNVFELKDYVEEHMTDYDVRVSVLGHMQRGGSPSCFDRVLASRMGVKAVESLLAGKSNYMVGLINNKIELTPFENAIKGKSKINLELLRVSDIMTI; encoded by the coding sequence ATAATGAAAAAAATTAATAGAATTGGAGTAATGACTTCTGGAGGAGACTCTCCAGGAATGAATGCTGCAATCCGATCTGTAGTTCGAGCTTGCGCTTATCATGAAATAGAATGCATTGGTATATATAGAGGTTATGAGGGAACGATTGAAGGCGATTTTAAAGAAATGAATGCGCGTAGTGTAAAGGGTATTATTAATAAGGGAGGTACAATATTAAAATCTGCTCGCTCTAAAAAATTTAGAACTAAAGAAGGACGTAAAGAAGCGTATAATACTTTAATGAATGCAAATATTGATGCCTTAGTTACTATAGGTGGTGATGGTACATTTAATGGAGCATATATATTTAATCAAGAATATAATTTTCCTGTTATTGGAATACCAGGAACTATCGACAACGATATTTTTGGCACATCACATACTTTAGGATATGATACGGCTTTAAATACAATTGTAGAAGCGGTTGATAAAATTAGAGATACAGCAAGTTCTCATAACCGATTATTTTTTATTGAAGTGATGGGTAGAGATGTTGGACATATAGCATTAAATGTAGGTGTTGGAGCTGGAGCTGAAGAAATATTAATTCCTGAAGAAGATTTGGGGTTAGATCGTTTATTAGAGTCGTTAAGAAGGAGTAAGAAGTCTGGAAAATCCTCAAGTATAGTTATTGTTGCTGAAGGTGATAAAATAGGAAAGAATGTATTCGAGTTAAAGGATTATGTCGAAGAGCATATGACAGATTATGACGTACGTGTTTCTGTTTTAGGACATATGCAACGAGGAGGCTCTCCTAGTTGTTTTGATAGAGTGTTAGCTAGTAGAATGGGAGTGAAAGCAGTAGAGAGTTTATTAGCAGGAAAATCCAATTATATGGTTGGACTTATTAATAATAAAATTGAACTAACTCCATTTGAAAATGCAATTAAAGGAAAATCAAAAATAAATTTAGAACTATTAAGAGTATCAGATATAATGACTATATAA
- a CDS encoding DUF4159 domain-containing protein: MIICPKLKLNLTVITGFIAFLTFLNCHAQDIAVLKYRGGGDWYGNPTALPNLIKFSNENIDTAINDKPQSVEVGSIDIFQYPFIHMTGHGNVFFSENDAENLRDYLISGGFLHIDDNYGMQPYVTKELKKVFPNQDLVELPANHEIFNIAYKFPNGLPKIHEHDGKRPQALGLFHEGRLVLLFTVESDLGDGWEDPIIHNDPPEVREKALKMGANIVKYAFKN, translated from the coding sequence ATGATAATATGTCCGAAGCTAAAATTAAATCTTACAGTAATTACTGGTTTTATTGCATTTTTAACATTTTTAAACTGCCATGCGCAAGATATAGCTGTACTCAAATATAGAGGTGGAGGTGATTGGTATGGAAACCCAACAGCACTACCTAATTTAATTAAGTTTAGTAATGAAAATATAGATACTGCAATTAATGATAAGCCACAATCGGTAGAAGTTGGCAGTATAGATATATTTCAATATCCATTTATACATATGACAGGGCATGGAAATGTATTTTTTAGTGAGAATGATGCCGAAAATTTACGTGATTATTTAATTTCTGGAGGTTTTCTTCATATAGATGACAATTATGGGATGCAACCTTATGTTACTAAAGAACTCAAAAAAGTATTTCCAAATCAAGATTTAGTAGAACTTCCCGCTAATCATGAAATATTTAATATTGCTTATAAGTTTCCTAATGGACTACCGAAAATTCATGAACACGATGGTAAACGTCCACAAGCTCTAGGTTTATTTCATGAAGGAAGGTTAGTGTTATTATTCACTGTCGAAAGTGATTTAGGTGATGGTTGGGAAGATCCAATAATACATAACGACCCACCTGAGGTACGCGAAAAAGCTTTAAAGATGGGAGCCAACATTGTAAAATATGCTTTTAAAAATTAA
- a CDS encoding translocation/assembly module TamB, whose protein sequence is MLLLFIILVLLLSIPAIQTSLGKYTTEKINEDFGTNITIEKVGLQFNGDVELKGIYIEDHKQDTLISISELNTSIISFRKLYKGKLTFGDIDIENLFFNLKIYEEERLTNLDVFIAKFGTSATKSEEKFLLSSSDISVKDSRFVLIDENLSTPVILDFTNLNFNTTDFLVFGPDVSTRINKLSFFEKRGITLKNLQTNFAYSIKDMTFENLEIETEKSLLKGKLKFEYELKDMPQFVNKVQLIANFDDSTIALNELNKYYNEFGLNQYAKLKANFTGTLNDLTASNLLLTTSSQTAINGTLNFKNIFGKGDFVMEGDYNNLSSSRRDLNAILPNILGERNLPTSLDSLGRFTIKGKSLVTKDMLNTDVTIDTRLGQAISTIEMLNINNADKLTYSGNIVLEEFDLGTLIKNASVGKTSLNLDVNGKGFTLETLNTQVDGNIYNLDYNNYDYNGIDISGNIQDNIFNGELIANDENLDLKFNGLINFSEAENNYDFTANVTKANLNALNFVTKDSISVFQGLVKMDMKGTNIDNAYGSISFKNTLYKNQNEEYYFKDFAISSEFKNNIRYINVNSPDIIEGSLNGKFVFKDALKLIENSFGDIYANYNPHEIQENQFIDFNFKIYNKIAEVFLPELELGSNTFFRGHIESDAKKFNLVFNSPKIKLEDYLAKGIQLRLNNDNPLFNTYIEVDSVDTKYYKASDFSLINVTVNDTLIIKTQFKGGDINADDFNLNLYYTINENRKSVFGFNKSEVLFKNNEWFINEKRNANNKIIFDRNFKNIEFDNIDVSHLDESMKFLGVMRDSTYKDLNLEFKNVDLIKITPRIDSLALAGNVNGKLNIKQEGRAYLPESNIIVDDFKINNFNLGSFKANIVGYESLTNYDVNVSLKDDQKESLSVIGNLNVAGKNPTIDLEVNFNQFILNPLTPFGSGVITNIRGEVEGNVRVVGRLNRPNIIGNLDLDKGGLSVPYLNVDYEFADNTIVNLERQSFNFSNAQLTDSDRFSNANLSGSISHVNFSKWALDLDINSNRFLVLNTSDYEDALYYGTAFVGGEIEISGPVNQLVVNASVETEQGTVFVIPLNDAETFGTDSFIHFTTKEEKEAKLKGEEVVLDNISGLELDFDLDVNQNAEIEIVIDKTTGSTIRGRGDGGILTQINTNGKFNMFGDFIVNEGIYNFITPGVIQIQKEFKVQQGGNLVWEGDPLKAQMNIRAIHDGINANPSILLDNPTSQSIPVEVEIELTGQLEQPDINFNLNFPNVNSTINSELQYRLSDNDTKQFQALSLLATGSFKNDINFRSQDAFGLFSDGIKAILNDLLSTKDGKLQIGVDYQVGENTPEFQSDDRFIASLSTRLSDNILINGNVGVPIGGVSETVIAGNFEIEVLLNEDRTLSLKFFNRENSIRNFGEQIGYTQGIGLSYNVEFDSLKELFTKIFKRKKQRDKKEIATEEKVLPDFIGFKQKTTSNNKKNK, encoded by the coding sequence ATGCTACTTCTTTTCATCATATTGGTGTTGCTACTTTCTATTCCTGCTATCCAAACTAGTTTAGGAAAATATACTACAGAAAAAATTAATGAAGATTTTGGAACTAATATAACTATTGAAAAAGTTGGACTTCAATTTAATGGCGATGTAGAACTTAAGGGAATTTACATTGAAGATCACAAACAAGACACTCTCATTAGCATTTCAGAACTCAATACATCAATTATCAGTTTTAGAAAGCTTTATAAAGGAAAACTGACTTTTGGCGATATAGATATTGAGAACTTATTTTTCAATTTAAAAATATATGAAGAAGAGCGTCTTACAAATTTAGATGTATTTATTGCTAAATTTGGAACATCAGCTACAAAATCAGAAGAGAAGTTTTTATTATCGTCTAGTGATATATCTGTTAAAGATAGTAGGTTCGTATTAATAGATGAAAACCTTTCAACTCCAGTAATTTTAGATTTTACGAACTTAAATTTTAATACTACTGATTTTTTAGTTTTTGGCCCAGATGTGAGTACTCGAATAAACAAATTATCATTTTTTGAAAAAAGAGGAATTACACTAAAAAACCTTCAAACAAATTTTGCATATTCTATAAAAGATATGACGTTTGAAAACCTTGAAATTGAAACTGAAAAATCTTTATTAAAAGGGAAATTAAAATTTGAATATGAATTAAAAGATATGCCTCAGTTTGTAAATAAAGTACAATTGATAGCAAATTTTGATGATTCTACAATAGCTTTAAACGAGCTTAATAAATATTATAACGAGTTTGGATTAAATCAATATGCAAAACTAAAAGCAAACTTTACAGGCACTTTAAATGACTTAACAGCTAGTAATTTATTATTAACTACTTCTAGCCAAACAGCCATAAATGGAACTTTAAATTTCAAAAATATTTTTGGAAAAGGAGATTTTGTTATGGAAGGTGATTATAATAACTTAAGCTCCTCTAGGAGAGATTTAAATGCAATTTTACCAAATATTCTCGGAGAAAGAAATTTACCTACATCGTTAGATAGTTTAGGACGCTTTACAATAAAAGGAAAATCTTTAGTTACTAAAGATATGCTTAATACTGATGTTACTATAGATACGCGTTTAGGTCAAGCAATTTCTACAATAGAGATGTTAAATATTAATAATGCAGATAAATTAACGTATTCAGGTAATATTGTTTTAGAAGAATTTGATTTAGGAACACTTATTAAAAACGCAAGTGTTGGTAAAACATCTTTAAATCTTGATGTAAATGGTAAAGGATTTACACTAGAAACGTTAAATACACAGGTAGATGGAAATATTTATAATTTAGATTATAATAATTATGATTATAATGGTATTGATATCTCAGGTAATATTCAAGACAATATTTTTAATGGAGAATTAATTGCTAATGATGAAAATTTAGATTTAAAATTTAATGGCTTAATTAATTTTTCTGAAGCAGAAAACAATTATGATTTTACAGCAAATGTTACTAAAGCAAATCTTAACGCGTTAAATTTTGTCACAAAGGATAGTATTTCTGTTTTTCAAGGTTTAGTTAAAATGGATATGAAAGGCACCAACATTGATAATGCTTATGGGAGTATTTCATTTAAAAACACATTATATAAAAATCAAAATGAAGAGTATTATTTTAAAGATTTTGCTATATCATCAGAATTTAAAAATAATATTAGATACATAAATGTAAACTCTCCAGATATTATAGAAGGGAGTTTAAATGGTAAATTTGTATTTAAAGATGCTTTGAAGCTTATTGAAAACTCGTTTGGTGATATTTATGCAAACTATAATCCTCATGAAATACAAGAGAATCAATTTATAGATTTTAACTTTAAAATATATAATAAAATTGCTGAAGTGTTTTTACCTGAATTAGAATTAGGAAGCAATACTTTTTTTAGAGGCCATATAGAAAGTGATGCTAAAAAATTCAATTTAGTGTTTAATTCTCCAAAAATTAAATTAGAAGATTATTTAGCAAAAGGAATTCAATTAAGATTAAATAATGACAACCCATTATTTAATACATATATAGAAGTAGATAGTGTGGATACCAAGTATTATAAAGCTTCAGACTTTAGTTTGATAAATGTAACTGTAAATGATACCTTAATCATAAAAACTCAATTTAAAGGAGGGGATATAAATGCAGATGATTTTAACTTAAACCTCTACTACACGATTAATGAAAATCGTAAATCTGTTTTTGGATTTAATAAGTCAGAAGTATTATTTAAAAATAATGAATGGTTTATAAATGAAAAGAGAAATGCAAATAATAAAATTATTTTTGACAGAAATTTTAAAAATATAGAGTTTGATAATATAGACGTGAGTCACCTTGATGAAAGTATGAAGTTTTTGGGAGTAATGAGAGACTCAACTTATAAAGACCTAAATTTAGAGTTTAAAAATGTAGACCTTATTAAAATTACACCGCGCATAGATAGTTTGGCATTAGCAGGTAATGTGAACGGAAAACTAAATATTAAACAAGAAGGAAGGGCTTACTTGCCTGAATCTAATATCATTGTCGATGATTTTAAAATAAATAATTTCAATCTAGGCTCTTTTAAAGCTAATATAGTAGGATATGAGTCATTAACAAATTATGATGTAAACGTAAGTTTAAAAGATGATCAAAAAGAATCATTATCTGTTATTGGTAATTTAAACGTTGCAGGCAAAAATCCAACTATAGATTTAGAGGTTAATTTTAACCAATTTATTCTTAATCCATTAACACCGTTTGGCTCTGGAGTAATTACTAATATTCGTGGAGAAGTTGAAGGTAATGTAAGAGTTGTAGGAAGGTTAAATAGACCTAATATTATAGGAAACTTAGATTTAGATAAAGGAGGTTTGAGTGTACCATATTTAAATGTAGATTATGAGTTTGCAGATAATACAATAGTTAACTTAGAACGACAATCGTTTAATTTTAGTAATGCTCAATTAACAGATTCAGATCGTTTTTCAAATGCAAATTTATCTGGTAGTATTAGCCATGTAAATTTTTCAAAATGGGCATTAGATCTAGATATTAATTCAAATCGATTTTTAGTTTTAAATACTTCAGATTATGAAGATGCTTTATATTATGGAACAGCATTTGTTGGTGGAGAAATTGAAATTAGCGGACCAGTAAATCAATTAGTTGTTAATGCTTCTGTAGAGACAGAACAAGGAACTGTTTTTGTAATTCCTTTAAATGATGCAGAAACATTTGGAACAGATTCATTTATTCATTTTACAACTAAAGAAGAAAAAGAAGCAAAGTTAAAAGGAGAGGAAGTTGTTTTAGATAATATATCTGGTTTAGAATTGGATTTTGATTTAGATGTTAATCAGAATGCAGAAATCGAAATAGTAATTGATAAAACTACTGGAAGTACTATACGTGGCCGTGGTGATGGAGGTATTCTAACTCAAATAAATACAAACGGAAAATTTAATATGTTTGGAGACTTTATAGTTAATGAAGGAATATATAATTTTATTACTCCTGGAGTTATTCAAATACAAAAAGAGTTTAAAGTACAACAAGGTGGAAATTTAGTATGGGAAGGAGATCCATTAAAAGCTCAAATGAATATAAGAGCAATACATGATGGGATTAATGCAAATCCTTCTATTTTATTAGATAACCCTACAAGTCAAAGCATACCTGTAGAAGTAGAAATAGAACTAACAGGTCAACTAGAGCAACCAGATATTAACTTTAATTTAAACTTTCCAAATGTAAATTCCACTATTAACTCTGAATTACAATATAGGTTGAGTGATAATGATACAAAACAATTTCAAGCATTATCATTACTTGCTACAGGCTCTTTCAAGAATGATATTAACTTTAGATCTCAAGATGCATTCGGGTTATTTTCAGACGGTATTAAAGCCATATTAAACGATTTACTATCGACCAAGGATGGTAAATTGCAAATTGGAGTAGATTATCAAGTAGGAGAAAACACCCCTGAATTTCAATCTGACGATCGGTTTATTGCTAGCCTAAGTACAAGGCTTAGTGATAATATCCTCATTAATGGTAATGTAGGAGTTCCAATTGGAGGTGTTAGCGAAACCGTAATTGCTGGTAATTTTGAAATTGAAGTATTGCTTAATGAAGATCGCACACTATCTCTAAAGTTTTTTAATAGAGAAAATAGTATTAGAAATTTTGGAGAACAAATAGGTTACACTCAAGGTATTGGATTATCTTATAATGTAGAATTCGATAGTTTAAAAGAACTCTTTACGAAGATTTTTAAACGTAAAAAGCAACGAGATAAAAAAGAAATAGCTACAGAAGAAAAAGTATTGCCAGATTTTATAGGTTTCAAACAAAAAACAACTTCAAACAACAAAAAAAACAAATGA
- a CDS encoding 16S rRNA (uracil(1498)-N(3))-methyltransferase, with translation MQLFYNPEITEQTSQFSFSKEESKHISKVLRKKSGDILHITNGKGWGFEAKILITDFKQCTASIISKQFQNKKTYNLHLAVAPTKMNDRYEWFLEKATEIGIDSITPIICDHSERKIIKDVRFEKILQSAMKQSLSFYLPKLNSVMPFKEFIKQEFNGLLFIAHCEEISDRKSLKQELKSNQDITILIGPEGDFSINEINLAIQNNFTPVTLGQTRLRTETAAIVAAHSAAFNNE, from the coding sequence ATGCAGCTATTCTATAATCCTGAAATTACTGAACAGACATCTCAGTTTTCTTTCTCTAAAGAAGAAAGCAAACATATTTCTAAAGTATTAAGAAAAAAAAGTGGTGATATTCTTCATATTACAAATGGTAAAGGTTGGGGTTTTGAAGCTAAAATATTAATAACTGACTTTAAACAATGTACTGCTTCAATAATATCTAAACAATTTCAAAATAAAAAAACTTATAATTTACATTTAGCTGTTGCTCCCACAAAAATGAATGACCGTTATGAGTGGTTTTTAGAAAAAGCAACCGAAATAGGTATTGATAGTATTACTCCTATTATTTGTGATCATAGTGAGCGTAAAATAATAAAAGATGTACGTTTCGAGAAAATTTTACAATCGGCTATGAAACAATCATTAAGCTTTTATTTACCAAAACTGAATTCAGTAATGCCTTTTAAAGAATTTATTAAACAAGAATTTAATGGCCTTTTATTTATAGCACACTGCGAAGAAATAAGTGACAGAAAATCTTTAAAACAAGAATTGAAATCTAATCAAGATATTACTATCCTGATAGGACCAGAAGGTGATTTTAGTATAAATGAAATTAACCTTGCAATACAAAATAATTTTACCCCTGTAACTTTAGGACAAACACGATTACGTACAGAAACAGCTGCAATTGTAGCAGCACATAGTGCTGCATTTAATAATGAATGA
- the tsaD gene encoding tRNA (adenosine(37)-N6)-threonylcarbamoyltransferase complex transferase subunit TsaD: MNTQDIYILGIESSCDDTAASIIYNGKILSNVVASQEIHKEYGGVVPELASRAHQQNIVPVVHQALIKADIDKTQLSAIAFTRGPGLMGSLLVGTSFAKSLAYGLNIPLIDVNHMQAHILAHFIDEEGFDKPKFPFLAMTISGGHTQIVKVNSYFNMTVIGETIDDAVGEAYDKSGKVLGLGYPAGPEIDKLAQTGNPKAFSFTKPKVKGLNFSFSGLKTAILYFVQKQVKEHPEFIKDNLNDICASIQYTIIGILIDKLKLASKETRIKHIAIGGGVSANSGIRKALKEGEQKFGWTTYIPKFEFTTDNAAMIAIVGYLKYLENDFAEEGITASARLKI; the protein is encoded by the coding sequence ATGAATACACAGGATATTTATATTTTGGGAATTGAATCTTCTTGCGATGATACAGCGGCTTCCATAATTTACAACGGTAAAATTTTAAGTAATGTTGTAGCTAGCCAAGAAATACATAAAGAATATGGAGGTGTTGTTCCTGAATTAGCTTCACGTGCACATCAACAGAACATAGTTCCTGTAGTACATCAAGCATTAATAAAAGCTGATATAGATAAAACACAATTAAGTGCTATTGCATTTACTCGAGGACCAGGTTTAATGGGGTCTCTTTTAGTAGGGACTTCATTTGCTAAGTCATTAGCATATGGCTTAAACATCCCCTTAATAGATGTAAACCATATGCAAGCACATATTTTAGCACATTTTATAGATGAAGAAGGTTTTGACAAGCCCAAATTTCCATTTTTAGCAATGACTATTTCTGGGGGACATACACAAATAGTAAAAGTTAATAGTTATTTTAATATGACCGTTATTGGAGAAACTATAGACGATGCAGTTGGAGAGGCATACGATAAAAGCGGTAAAGTCTTAGGTTTGGGTTATCCAGCTGGGCCAGAAATAGACAAGCTTGCACAAACTGGAAATCCAAAAGCGTTTTCGTTTACTAAACCAAAAGTAAAAGGACTAAACTTTAGTTTTTCCGGATTAAAGACTGCTATTCTATATTTTGTACAAAAACAAGTTAAAGAACATCCAGAGTTCATAAAAGATAACTTAAACGACATCTGCGCCTCTATACAATACACCATCATAGGCATTTTAATAGATAAATTAAAATTAGCGAGTAAAGAAACAAGGATTAAACATATTGCTATTGGCGGTGGCGTTTCTGCTAACTCAGGCATACGAAAAGCATTAAAAGAAGGCGAGCAAAAATTTGGATGGACAACTTATATTCCTAAATTTGAATTTACTACAGATAATGCAGCAATGATTGCAATAGTAGGTTATTTAAAATATCTTGAAAATGATTTTGCAGAGGAAGGTATCACTGCTTCTGCACGATTAAAAATTTAA